GAACTTGTTCGATACTTCTTCGACTGCAGAGCGAGGCAAAGAATCGTCTTCGAGAACGTCGTTCAGCACCCGCCGCGTCTCTTCATCGCTAAGCGACGCTGAATCTTCGTCTGCGAAGACAGTGGCATCGCCTCGTCGAAGCCCCGAGACGCTGATGCTGTCACGATGACGCTGAGCCGTCGACAGTTTCACAAGCTCGTTCGGCTTTGAAACATACCTCACCGTATGGCTCGACTTTCGATGCACCACTCCGAAGGCTGCCTGTAGCCTCTGACGGTTGTCCTCACTCACCAAGTCATCCGTTTCGCCCACGCGCTTCAATGATTCGCGAATCAGCTCGCGCAGCCAGACGACTGAGTATTTGCTTGCGTAGTCGGTCGACTCTTCGAGGTCGATCGCGCGGAATTTGGAGTGGATGTGCTCAGCAACCTCATCGACGGAGAACATCTTGTAGCGAATGAGAGTACGCTTCTCACGCTGACTCCCCGTGACCACGCGGCTGTAGGTGGTCTCACGCTCTAGCTGCGACACTTGGGAAGCCAGCGAAACGTAGCCTTTCGAGAAGTCGTACTCCTCCGGGGCATTGTGCTCTTCGGATTCCTGGGACTTGCTGTAATCGATGTTCTCAATCTCGAAGTTGTAGTCCACTTCCTTATCTGAGACCTGCGAGACAAGACGGTTCTCGATTTCGAGAACCTCGTCGACAAGGTGGCGTATTCGAGATGACCACGCATCATGATTAAAGACCGTTAGTACAGGTCTTTCGCCGCGATACGAGTCAGGCACGCGTAACCCTCGACCTAGCACCTGTGCGATGAGCAGTTTGCTCGAGAACGCCCTTTCCTCATGAGGCACCACTTGGAAGACGTTCTTCACATCCCAACCCTCCGTAAGCATGCTCACCGAGACGATCCACTCGACAGCGCTGTCCGCCTGATCCACGGAAGCGAGCTGAACGACGTTCCGCTTATGGTCCGGATCTGAGGTGACCGTCAAGACTTTCGCCGCCGCTTGATCCTGCGGGAGCTCCTCAATCGACGCGAGGAAGGAGACGAGGTCACTGGCGAGGCGCTTTGCGGCCGCAATGTCCCGCGTCACGAGCAATGTGAGGGGCTTTACCTTCCGGTAAAACTGCTGATTGCTCTGATGGTTGTCATAGACCTTCTGGAACTTCTCGTCCCGCGCGCCCGTCGAGTCTTCCGCGACGTAATCGATAGTTTTTACTACGCCCGCATCGATGGCCTCGCGGAGGGAGTATCGGAAGACAACATCCGGGAAGTAGGCGTCGTCCACGTAACAAGTTCCGGAAACACCCACCACGTAGCGAAAGCCGATGTCGTTGGCCCCCACGAACTCCGCCCAACGGCGCATGTCGCCGTTGGAGGAGTAAAGGTGATGGGCCTCATCGTTGAGGATCAAGGTGCGGGCGCCCTTACCCACCAACGTGGGGCGAATCGAGCTGCGCGACGAGGCGAAGGTCGCGTGGTAGTTCTCGACGCAAAACGGCGCCAGGCACGATTGACTCGGTGCCGTTGATAATCGCCGGCGCCTGGTACACCGAAGCGGAAGGCATCGCCGCCCGCAGCGCCTCGCTAGAGGCGAGACTCTTGAACTTGTCGGTCAGCCCCGCCTCGATCGTCAAGGAAGGGCAAAGCACGACAACCTGATCCACCGCCCCAATCCCGAGCATGATGGCAGCGATGCCGTACATCACGTAGCTCTTCCCCGTACCCGTTGCCAGGTCAAGACTGCAAGAAAGCTGATCGGGGAAGAGCAACTTTCGCTCTGCCGCAGCCTCTCCGCCGTAAACGTCCTTCAGCGTGGGGCTGGCATCAAGGTTCTCCCGCATCAGAGCGCGGAGGTTCGGGTAACGCTCCCCAAGCAAGTACCGAAGGGTTACGCGGATCGCGTCTTTCTGGTAGTCGCGCGTCGAGCAAAGTGCGTCCAAGAACGGCTCGTAAGGCGTGAGGTCCAGAACGGTAGGGTCGATCGCCTTGGTCACGTTGAGCACGAGGTCGGTGTTGGTGACGGACGCTACGGCCACTGACACTAGCTGACACCGTCCGATTTGGTGACGGGTTCGCGCACGATGAATGAGTCGCGAGCCTTCACCTCCGTGTACTCGTTACCAAACACATCGAGATAGACGATCATCGCGAAGTCCCCCAAGCTCTTGCCGCTCAACTCGATCTTCCAGTCGCTGTCCTCGAGCTCGGCAGCGAACTTTACCTCGTCCAGCACGAACGGCGGCGCTGAGTCCGAGTCTGCTGCCTGATCATACGGATAGTCGAAGTCGATCAGGACCGCCGCCAGAGTTTTTCGATTACCTCGTGCCGTGACTCCACGGGCCAACGCTTCGCTGTTGAACTCCTCGATGCGCACAAACGCGACCTCGGAATCGCCGTTCTGTTCTCGCCAGTAGTCGCATCGCACGGAAGGCTGCTGAATGAAATCGAAGCCCACGGCGTCGACGGTGCGGTTCACATCGTCCGCATCAATCGGCTGGCGCAACGCCTCGAAGGGGCGGTCGTGCAGCTCGTTCACTATCGAGTACGGAATCCGCAGGACGTAGTAGCGGACTTCACCGTGGTCGATGTAGTCCTCAAGGAACGCGACGCTCGCAGCGGGGGCAATGATGAAGACATCGGCGCTGGATCGGCTCCCGATCTGCGAGTGGAGATTGTCTATGAACCCGTGATCGAGAACAACGCCACCGTCTTGCCTGTGATTGAAGACGAGGACGTCCGCGCCGTTTCGGTAGCCGTCAAGCTCGATCCCAGCGACCTTGTGTGGATCGTCCACGCACCCAAAGAGGTTCAGGGCGAAGAACCGCCAGTCGAGCCACGCGAGGTCGCGAAGTCGAGCGAAGTCATAAAGGCCAGCATTGCTAAGCGTGAAGGGCGACGCCGAGAGCGATCGACCCTTGTTGCCGATGTTCGCCTTTAGGCTCAACATCCGCTTTTGGATTGTATAAACAGCAAGCTTGCCGGAGTCAATTGCGATCCATCGACGCCCCAGCTTCTCCGCGACCGCGGGCGTTGTTCCCGAACCAGCGAATGCGTCCAGCACAAGGTCGCCTGGTTTCGTAGTTGCGCTAATGATGCGTTCGAGGAGCGCCTCTGGCTTCTGCGTGGGGTACCGCTGATTCTGGCTGCGGTCCGCAGGCTGAAGCATGGACATCCGCCACACATCGTCAACGGCCTTTGTATCTGTCTCCTGGTATATGACCTTGCCGTCCGAGCCCCTCACGTTGACGAGCTTCTGCGTCTCTTTGTTCCACTTGCGAGCGAGCTGTTTAACGGGACCTTCCAGGCGCAACTCCTTCAACGGCGTGAAGTTGAAAGTCGACGTCTTCGAGTACCAGTAGATGACGTCGTGATTTGAGGCGAACCTTTTAACGTTGCCCTGCATCTTGTTGTAGTAGTGCCAAACGATTTCGTTTCGGAAGTTGCGTTCCCCGAAGACTTCGTCCATGAGCACCTTGACGTAATGCCCCTTCTTGGAGTCGAGGTGCACAAAAATCGATCCATCATCAGATAGAAGCTCGCGAAGCATAATCAGGCGGCGACGCAGGAACTCGAGGAAGGCCGCGCCGACCACACGATCCTGGTACGCCCTCTCCTCGTCGCCCCCAACGAAATCGCGAGCTGAAGCGAACGGTGGGTCAATGTAGATCAGGCGGGCACCGGGCTGGCCATCAGCACTTTTAAGTTCGCCGCTGCGCTTCAGGTCAAGCAGCGTCTTTGCGGCTTGGAGGTTGTCTCCGAAGATCAGGCGGTTGGCCCACCCCGAACCCGGAGGGGCGCCAAACTCGCGGATCACCTGGAGAGGAACGGCCATCGTATTTGCGATGACGTCTTCCTCGCGCTCCTTCCCGACGTACGTGAGCTCGTACTCGTGCCGATCAGGCGGGAAAAGCGAGCTCTTGTACTCGCGCGGTAGGTCCTCGCCTCTTGCCAGCAGTTCTGCCAGATGGGCACGCTCGTCCGTCGATAGTCCGCTCATAGCTCGTCTCTCGCGCCAGGGTTGTGAAGGTGTGGGCGCCTGCCGTCATGATACGAGTGACCACCGACACCCCACGTCTTGGGCCGACGTCAAGTAGATTCTCGACGTCGGCCGCAGCGCCTGGCTGGGCGGTGAGCACGGCGATCTAGGGCGTGTCTGACAATGTCTTGGTCCAGGTGATGGTGGCGTGGATGAGGACGGCGGCGCGGAATACGACCGCCAACTTGTCGTAGCGGGTGGCGAGGCCTCGCCATTGCTTGGTGTGGCAAAACCGCCGCTCGATGACGTTGCGGTTGCGGTAGTCATCGGCGTCGAGCCCGACGGGCCTGCCGCCGCGGGATCCGCGGCGTTTGCGGTGACCTTGCTGGTCACGCGGTTCCGGGATCACGGCCTTGATTCCCCGGCCGCGCAGGTGCGCTCGAATCGCGCGCGACGAGTACGCCTTGTCGCCGCGGACCGCATTCGGACGTGTGCGAGTGAAGCGCCCTGGGTCTGATGGAGACTCGCGCTATTTGATTCCGACCAGCTGATCGCGGTCGGCTTGGACAGCATAGAACGCGTTCTCGAACTCGGCGGGCGGGACGTCGCCGAGGTAGCCGTGGAGGCGCTCGGTGTTGTGCCAGTGGACCCAGCCGAGGGTCGCGAGCTCGAGATCCTCGACGGTCTTCCACGGCCCGGATCGTGCCGGCCCGCGGACGAGTTCGGCCTTGAAGTACCCATTGACTGTCTCGGCCAGGGCGTTGTCATAGCTGTCGCCGACGGTCCCGATCGACGGGGTGGCGCCGATCTCCGCGAGCCGCTCCCCGTAGCGAATCGACGTGAATTGAGAGCCCGCATCGCTGTGACACCGCAGGTCCGCGTGGCGGTGCCCGCGGGACCAGCGTGCCATCTCGATCGCGTCGAGGACCATCTCGGTACGCATGTGCGACGCGACCCGCCACCCCACGATCATCCGACTGAACGCGTCGACGATGAAGCAGACGTAAGCGACGCCAGCCCACGTCGGCACGAACGTCAAATCGGTCACCCAAAGCCGGTTCGGTGCGGTCGAGGTGAACTCCCGCCGCACCAGATCCGGGTGTCTGGCCGATGTCGGATCCGCCCTGGTGGTCTTGACCCGCTTCGAACGTCTCACGCCCTCGATCCCGGCTGCCCGCATCAGCCGCGCGGTCTGATCCCGTCCGATCATGATCCCGACGCGTCCGGCAGCCTTCCAAAGCTTGCGGACCCCGTAGACCCGGTAGTTCACGTCCCACAACTGCACCAGCTGCGGGATCAGCTCTTCGTCGCGGACGGCGCGAGCTGACGGGGAACGGGTCTTGGCGGCGTAATAGCTGCTCGGAGCCACCTGCAGCAATCTGCAGATGAGCTCGACTCCGAGCCGGCGACCATCGACCAGGTCGTCCTTGTTCGCGTCGATGAACGCGACTACTTCCGGTAGTGGCGGTCGAGCTCCGCCCCGAAGAAAGACGCGGCCCGCTTCAGCACCTCGTTGGCGCGGCGCAGCTCCCGGTTCTCCTGCTCCAGCTCCCGGATCCGCTGCGCCTCCGTGGTGCTCACGCCCGCGGTGACGCCGTCGTCGATGTCGGCCCGCTTCACCCACATCCGCACGGACTCGACCCCATAGCCGAGCTGCGTAGCGACCCGCTGCACCGTCCCCTGGGTGACTCCGAGCTCGGCGCGCAGCGTCC
The DNA window shown above is from Microbacterium proteolyticum and carries:
- a CDS encoding DEAD/DEAH box helicase encodes the protein MILNDEAHHLYSSNGDMRRWAEFVGANDIGFRYVVGVSGTCYVDDAYFPDVVFRYSLREAIDAGVVKTIDYVAEDSTGARDEKFQKVYDNHQSNQQFYRKVKPLTLLVTRDIAAAKRLASDLVSFLASIEELPQDQAAAKVLTVTSDPDHKRNVVQLASVDQADSAVEWIVSVSMLTEGWDVKNVFQVVPHEERAFSSKLLIAQVLGRGLRVPDSYRGERPVLTVFNHDAWSSRIRHLVDEVLEIENRLVSQVSDKEVDYNFEIENIDYSKSQESEEHNAPEEYDFSKGYVSLASQVSQLERETTYSRVVTGSQREKRTLIRYKMFSVDEVAEHIHSKFRAIDLEESTDYASKYSVVWLRELIRESLKRVGETDDLVSEDNRQRLQAAFGVVHRKSSHTVRYVSKPNELVKLSTAQRHRDSISVSGLRRGDATVFADEDSASLSDEETRRVLNDVLEDDSLPRSAVEEVSNKFHFKTPLNIAIANHRPERVFVKDLIKPENAAVTSGWIKSTDQDFYSIEFGWRKGEHFRRGHFNPDFFIATKGRILVVEIKGDDEIDEPSDENRAKFVAATAHFAVLNAMLGTEKYAFHFLTPRDYDAFFQFLREGRTGFASTLDAALASS
- a CDS encoding DEAD/DEAH box helicase family protein, yielding MAVASVTNTDLVLNVTKAIDPTVLDLTPYEPFLDALCSTRDYQKDAIRVTLRYLLGERYPNLRALMRENLDASPTLKDVYGGEAAAERKLLFPDQLSCSLDLATGTGKSYVMYGIAAIMLGIGAVDQVVVLCPSLTIEAGLTDKFKSLASSEALRAAMPSASVYQAPAIINGTESIVPGAVLRRELPRDLRLVAQLDSPHVGG
- a CDS encoding site-specific DNA-methyltransferase, with protein sequence MSGLSTDERAHLAELLARGEDLPREYKSSLFPPDRHEYELTYVGKEREEDVIANTMAVPLQVIREFGAPPGSGWANRLIFGDNLQAAKTLLDLKRSGELKSADGQPGARLIYIDPPFASARDFVGGDEERAYQDRVVGAAFLEFLRRRLIMLRELLSDDGSIFVHLDSKKGHYVKVLMDEVFGERNFRNEIVWHYYNKMQGNVKRFASNHDVIYWYSKTSTFNFTPLKELRLEGPVKQLARKWNKETQKLVNVRGSDGKVIYQETDTKAVDDVWRMSMLQPADRSQNQRYPTQKPEALLERIISATTKPGDLVLDAFAGSGTTPAVAEKLGRRWIAIDSGKLAVYTIQKRMLSLKANIGNKGRSLSASPFTLSNAGLYDFARLRDLAWLDWRFFALNLFGCVDDPHKVAGIELDGYRNGADVLVFNHRQDGGVVLDHGFIDNLHSQIGSRSSADVFIIAPAASVAFLEDYIDHGEVRYYVLRIPYSIVNELHDRPFEALRQPIDADDVNRTVDAVGFDFIQQPSVRCDYWREQNGDSEVAFVRIEEFNSEALARGVTARGNRKTLAAVLIDFDYPYDQAADSDSAPPFVLDEVKFAAELEDSDWKIELSGKSLGDFAMIVYLDVFGNEYTEVKARDSFIVREPVTKSDGVS
- a CDS encoding IS3 family transposase (programmed frameshift), which codes for MPKEQAIGKPTTRGYSDEEKAAAVRMVRTLRAELGVTQGTVQRVATQLGYGVESVRMWVKRADIDDGVTAGVSTTEAQRIRELEQENRELRRANEVLKRAAFFLRGGARPPLPEVVAFIDANKDDLVDGRRLGVELICRLLQVAPSSYYAAKTRSPSARAVRDEELIPQLVQLWDVNYRVYGVRKLWKAAGRVGIMIGRDQTARLMRAAGIEGVRRSKRVKTTRADPTSARHPDLVRREFTSTAPNRLWVTDLTFVPTWAGVAYVCFIVDAFSRMIVGWRVASHMRTEMVLDAIEMARWSRGHRHADLRCHSDAGSQFTSIRYGERLAEIGATPSIGTVGDSYDNALAETVNGYFKAELVRGPARSGPWKTVEDLELATLGWVHWHNTERLHGYLGDVPPAEFENAFYAVQADRDQLVGIK